In Patescibacteria group bacterium, the following are encoded in one genomic region:
- the secA gene encoding preprotein translocase subunit SecA — MAFDFFKKIFGDPNKRVVDQLAPIVSQINSLESGLKDLSAEELKSRTKKLKDELKNGKTLDDILPEAFALVREASRRTTKMRHFDVQLLGGIVLHQGKISEMKTGEGKTLVATLPLYLNALSGKGSHLITVNDYLARRDTVWMGQIYDALGLSVGCIQHEQAFVYDSQYSKKNNESGIMNNEELDEERDEMGSFKVFHEYLRPVSRKEAYNADITYGTNNEYGFDYLKDNMVAELAEKVQRNLNFAIVDEVDSILIDEARTPLIISAPAEEAVDMYNQFASLIPKLKENEDYNIDEKMRAATLTDKGIAKLEKMLGLQNIYEEKGIEIVHHIEQALKAHTLFKRDKDYVVKNNEVIIVDEFTGRLMPGRRFSEGLHQALEAKENVAIQRESRTLATITFQNYFRIYKKLAGMTGTAATSAEEFSKVYKLDVVIIPTNKPLIREDLNDLVYKSELGKYIAVVKDVKERNKKGQPVLIGTISIEKNERLGQMLQDEGIICNVLNAKNHEKEGEIIAQAGRLNGVTVATNMAGRGVDIILGGVPLNKEEAEKIKQLGGLHVIGTERHEARRIDNQLRGRAGRQGDPGSSQFFVSMEDDLMRIFGSDRMKKMMDTLKLPEDQPIEHGLISKSIEAAQNKVEGNNYDIRKHVLEYDDVMNKHREVIYKKRNAILDAWEREKREIGNRKQETGKEMQTLKSIILEYIEDEIEQIVTNHTGTEDVENWNCEEIYESVKTIFPVSQDIHLELENLAKKAGNEKNGAEARTIIIDYLFDLARKAYDAKEKENGEEGMRQIERAVLLRTIDSLWMDHLDAMEYMREGIGLRGFGQRDPLVEYKKEAFGMFGALLAEIQNRVVYTIYKVGIVTQQVSPMQKAKQQMQTSGAEKGEDSKTLPEHSSKIGRNDPCICGSGKKYKHCCGKNK, encoded by the coding sequence ATGGCATTTGATTTTTTTAAAAAAATATTTGGTGATCCAAATAAACGAGTTGTTGATCAGCTCGCTCCAATAGTTTCGCAAATTAATTCTTTGGAATCAGGTTTGAAAGATTTGTCAGCTGAAGAATTAAAATCTAGAACAAAAAAATTAAAAGATGAATTAAAAAATGGCAAGACTTTAGACGATATTTTGCCTGAGGCTTTTGCTTTAGTTCGAGAGGCTTCCAGAAGAACGACAAAAATGAGACATTTTGATGTTCAGCTTTTGGGTGGAATTGTTCTTCATCAAGGAAAAATATCAGAAATGAAAACTGGTGAAGGAAAAACTTTGGTGGCAACATTGCCATTATATTTGAATGCATTGTCAGGCAAAGGCTCTCATTTAATTACTGTTAATGATTATTTGGCAAGAAGAGATACAGTATGGATGGGGCAGATTTATGATGCTCTTGGATTAAGTGTTGGTTGTATTCAGCATGAACAGGCTTTTGTTTACGATTCTCAATATAGCAAAAAGAATAATGAATCAGGAATAATGAATAATGAAGAACTTGATGAAGAAAGAGATGAAATGGGAAGTTTTAAAGTATTCCATGAATATCTAAGACCAGTTTCTAGAAAAGAAGCATATAATGCTGATATTACTTACGGAACAAATAATGAATATGGTTTTGATTATTTGAAAGATAATATGGTTGCAGAGCTTGCTGAAAAAGTTCAAAGAAATTTGAATTTTGCAATTGTTGATGAAGTTGACTCTATTTTGATTGATGAAGCAAGAACTCCGTTGATTATTTCTGCTCCAGCAGAAGAAGCAGTTGATATGTATAATCAATTTGCAAGCTTGATTCCAAAATTAAAAGAAAATGAAGATTACAATATTGATGAAAAAATGCGGGCAGCAACTTTGACAGATAAAGGAATCGCAAAGCTTGAAAAAATGTTGGGATTGCAGAATATTTATGAAGAAAAAGGAATAGAAATTGTCCATCATATTGAACAAGCTTTGAAAGCGCATACTTTGTTTAAAAGAGACAAAGATTATGTTGTAAAAAATAATGAAGTAATAATTGTTGATGAATTTACTGGCAGATTAATGCCTGGCCGTAGATTTTCTGAAGGTTTGCATCAAGCGTTGGAAGCAAAAGAAAACGTGGCGATTCAGCGAGAATCAAGAACATTAGCAACAATTACATTTCAAAATTATTTTAGAATTTATAAAAAATTAGCTGGCATGACTGGAACTGCGGCAACATCAGCTGAAGAATTTTCAAAAGTTTATAAATTGGATGTTGTTATAATTCCAACCAATAAACCATTAATACGTGAGGATTTAAATGATTTGGTTTATAAATCAGAATTAGGAAAATATATTGCTGTAGTTAAAGATGTAAAAGAAAGAAATAAAAAAGGTCAGCCAGTTTTGATTGGTACGATTTCAATTGAAAAAAATGAGAGATTAGGACAAATGTTGCAAGACGAAGGAATTATATGCAATGTTTTAAATGCAAAGAACCATGAAAAAGAAGGCGAGATAATTGCTCAAGCTGGTAGATTAAATGGCGTGACAGTTGCAACAAACATGGCAGGTCGCGGTGTTGATATTATTTTGGGTGGAGTGCCTTTGAATAAAGAAGAAGCAGAAAAAATTAAACAATTAGGTGGTCTTCATGTTATTGGAACAGAAAGGCATGAAGCAAGAAGAATAGATAATCAGCTTCGAGGTAGAGCTGGACGTCAAGGCGATCCTGGTTCTTCACAATTTTTTGTGTCAATGGAAGATGATTTGATGAGAATTTTTGGTTCTGACAGAATGAAAAAAATGATGGATACTTTGAAATTGCCAGAAGATCAGCCAATTGAACATGGATTAATCTCAAAATCAATTGAAGCAGCTCAAAATAAAGTTGAAGGAAATAATTATGATATTAGAAAACATGTTTTGGAATATGATGATGTGATGAATAAACATCGGGAAGTCATTTATAAAAAGCGTAATGCGATACTTGATGCTTGGGAACGAGAAAAAAGGGAAATAGGAAACAGAAAACAGGAAACAGGAAAAGAAATGCAAACTTTGAAAAGTATTATTTTAGAATATATTGAAGATGAAATTGAGCAAATTGTAACAAATCATACTGGTACAGAAGATGTTGAGAATTGGAATTGTGAAGAAATTTATGAATCTGTAAAAACTATTTTTCCAGTATCGCAAGATATTCATCTTGAATTGGAAAATTTAGCAAAAAAAGCTGGCAATGAAAAAAATGGAGCTGAAGCAAGAACGATAATTATTGATTATCTTTTTGATTTGGCAAGGAAAGCTTATGATGCGAAAGAAAAAGAAAATGGTGAGGAAGGAATGAGGCAAATCGAAAGAGCTGTTTTGCTTCGAACTATTGATTCTTTGTGGATGGATCATTTGGATGCAATGGAATATATGAGAGAGGGAATTGGCTTGCGAGGTTTTGGACAAAGAGATCCATTAGTTGAATATAAAAAAGAAGCATTTGGAATGTTTGGTGCTTTGTTGGCAGAAATTCAAAATAGAGTTGTTTATACTATTTATAAAGTTGGAATTGTGACACAACAAGTATCGCCAATGCAAAAAGCAAAACAACAAATGCAAACTTCAGGCGCGGAAAAAGGTGAAGATTCTAAAACTTTGCCAGAGCACTCTAGCAAAATTGGAAGAAATGATCCGTGTATTTGTGGAAGTGGGAAAAAATACAAGCACTGTTGCGGAAAAAACAAATAG
- a CDS encoding polysaccharide deacetylase family protein, translated as MSIHDRILRILDIRILGGLILVVFLFSCFFVLNANASNYIQPEIKVYSDYGDKIDADFLAFDKNFKGGAYPAIGDINNDGKDEIVIGAGYGGGPQVRIFDKLGNSTGINFYAFEKEYTSGVDVAVCNLDNKGRNEIVVGKALEDRSDIAIYKISKKNKINKLTSFTAYDESFEGGVNISCSDLNNDKRDEIVTSPGPSGRSHIRTFKYLAKKKEVVDFGLSFFAFNDDFEGGATVSAYNGKIIVGQATGGNLVYVYEVNRKDVRKFSKLGMLDKLAPKFVRKINAFKNFKGGVNVSIGKLDSGKAKILVSPASNGGPTIQIFNLKGKLLKNFSAYSGDFKGGVRIANLTNGKPTNNSNDKQKDYDFVVAPGFKLGIKCERNCVALTLDDGYTSASGSFDRILDTLKYKKVHATFFMLGTVMQQYPDRMKRLSDEGHQLANHSFSHADFTRLSSAQIINEITYTNQIGESITGKPTKPYFRYPGGSHNASTDAIVKNLGYKYFGWTASAGDTGSNVTVQSATFGMLWNLHDGSIILGHTMKDATAGALPTVIDAIRNAGFTLATLDEMSSYWK; from the coding sequence ATGTCAATACATGATCGGATATTGCGGATATTAGATATTCGGATATTAGGTGGTTTGATTTTGGTTGTTTTTTTGTTTTCTTGTTTCTTTGTTTTGAATGCAAATGCGTCCAACTACATTCAGCCAGAAATAAAAGTTTATTCTGATTATGGAGATAAAATAGATGCTGATTTTTTGGCATTTGACAAGAATTTTAAAGGCGGAGCATATCCAGCAATTGGCGATATTAATAATGATGGAAAAGATGAAATTGTGATTGGCGCTGGATATGGTGGCGGGCCGCAAGTTAGAATTTTTGATAAATTGGGAAATTCAACTGGCATTAATTTCTATGCATTTGAAAAAGAATATACTTCAGGTGTTGATGTTGCTGTTTGTAATTTAGATAATAAAGGTAGAAATGAAATTGTTGTTGGCAAAGCACTTGAAGATAGAAGCGATATTGCAATCTATAAAATTAGTAAAAAAAATAAAATTAATAAGCTGACTTCTTTTACGGCTTATGATGAAAGTTTTGAAGGTGGAGTGAATATTTCATGTTCGGATTTAAACAATGATAAAAGAGATGAAATTGTTACTTCACCTGGACCTTCTGGTCGTAGTCATATCAGAACTTTTAAATATTTGGCAAAGAAAAAAGAAGTTGTTGATTTTGGATTATCTTTTTTTGCATTCAATGACGATTTTGAAGGCGGAGCAACTGTCAGTGCTTATAATGGCAAAATAATTGTTGGACAAGCGACAGGAGGAAATTTGGTTTATGTCTATGAAGTGAATCGCAAAGATGTAAGAAAGTTTTCAAAATTAGGAATGCTTGATAAGTTAGCGCCGAAATTTGTTAGAAAAATTAATGCATTTAAAAATTTTAAAGGAGGAGTTAATGTTTCAATTGGAAAATTGGATTCTGGCAAGGCAAAAATTTTGGTATCGCCAGCTTCTAATGGCGGTCCAACAATTCAAATTTTTAATTTAAAAGGAAAGCTATTAAAAAATTTTAGCGCCTATTCAGGTGATTTTAAAGGCGGCGTAAGAATTGCGAATCTCACGAATGGCAAGCCCACAAATAACTCAAATGATAAACAGAAGGATTATGATTTTGTTGTTGCTCCAGGATTTAAATTGGGAATTAAATGTGAAAGAAATTGCGTGGCTTTAACTCTTGATGACGGCTATACTTCAGCAAGTGGATCGTTCGATCGAATTTTGGATACATTAAAATATAAAAAAGTTCATGCGACATTTTTTATGCTAGGTACTGTAATGCAACAATATCCAGACAGGATGAAAAGATTAAGTGATGAAGGGCATCAACTAGCAAATCATAGTTTTTCACACGCTGATTTTACAAGATTATCAAGCGCACAAATTATTAATGAAATTACTTATACTAATCAAATAGGTGAAAGTATAACTGGCAAGCCGACAAAACCTTATTTTCGTTATCCTGGTGGCAGTCATAATGCTTCAACTGATGCAATTGTAAAAAATTTAGGTTATAAGTATTTTGGATGGACAGCATCTGCAGGAGATACAGGATCAAATGTTACAGTACAATCAGCAACCTTTGGCATGCTTTGGAATTTGCATGATGGTTCAATAATTCTGGGACACACAATGAAAGATGCAACTGCAGGAGCTTTGCCAACTGTTATTGATGCAATCAGAAATGCTGGATTTACATTAGCGACTCTTGATGAAATGAGTTCATATTGGAAATGA
- a CDS encoding L,D-transpeptidase, translated as MKKGAWLFALALIFGCGFFVSNAKADFTSPEVKVYKGKGQISNSFLAFESAFQGGGFISTGDVNDDGLDEIVIGAGVGGGPRVRVFKKSGKCILDFMAFESTFKGGVDVAIGNIDGIGKEEIIVTKATGGQAWVKVFRGKKQIRNFLALTSLHTGGASVASGDVDSDKKDEIIVGSGLGSRSHVKVFSGRGKESDKIFWPFENSYKGGVDVAVGDYDGGKDEEIAISKARFSNARLKIYKFDQEKTILGQFDAYPTSHQEGANVDAGDIDNDGLDEIITGANGQTSEVRAFKVNGRQLKVSLKPYGNYISGGARVAVGRFIKDVKSERITTIPGKKYYSGRNEYRYIEVSLAKQRLYVYEQGRVVKEMLISSGISKYPTPTGDYFIQAKVLSTRMKHEYGPNHPDNYDIPNVPYAMPFDGGYTIHGAFWHNNFGYPMSHGCVNLSVPDSKWLFEWAYLGESVHVTPW; from the coding sequence ATGAAAAAAGGAGCTTGGTTATTTGCGTTAGCGTTAATTTTTGGATGCGGTTTTTTTGTTTCCAATGCAAAAGCTGATTTTACGTCTCCAGAAGTTAAAGTTTATAAAGGAAAGGGACAGATTAGTAATAGTTTCTTAGCATTTGAAAGCGCATTTCAAGGTGGTGGTTTTATTTCTACTGGTGATGTAAATGATGATGGATTAGATGAAATTGTAATTGGTGCTGGAGTTGGCGGAGGACCAAGAGTCAGAGTTTTTAAGAAAAGTGGAAAATGTATTTTAGATTTTATGGCTTTTGAATCAACTTTCAAAGGCGGTGTTGATGTTGCAATTGGTAATATTGATGGAATAGGAAAAGAAGAAATTATTGTAACGAAAGCAACAGGCGGACAGGCTTGGGTTAAAGTTTTTAGAGGAAAAAAACAAATTAGGAACTTTTTGGCATTAACATCTTTGCATACTGGTGGAGCTTCTGTAGCTTCTGGCGATGTAGATTCCGATAAAAAAGATGAAATTATTGTAGGCTCAGGATTAGGATCAAGATCACACGTAAAAGTTTTTAGCGGCAGAGGAAAAGAATCAGATAAAATTTTCTGGCCATTTGAAAATTCCTATAAGGGTGGAGTTGACGTAGCTGTTGGAGATTATGATGGAGGCAAAGATGAGGAAATTGCTATTTCTAAAGCTAGATTTTCTAATGCAAGATTAAAAATTTATAAATTCGATCAAGAAAAAACAATCTTAGGTCAATTTGATGCTTATCCAACTTCTCATCAAGAAGGTGCTAATGTTGATGCTGGCGATATTGATAATGATGGTTTGGATGAAATTATTACTGGTGCTAATGGACAAACTTCTGAAGTGCGTGCTTTTAAGGTTAATGGCAGACAGCTTAAAGTGAGTTTGAAGCCTTATGGTAATTATATTAGTGGAGGTGCAAGAGTTGCGGTCGGAAGATTTATTAAAGATGTAAAATCAGAAAGAATTACGACTATTCCTGGAAAAAAATATTATAGCGGAAGAAATGAATATCGTTATATCGAAGTGAGTTTGGCTAAACAAAGATTATATGTATATGAGCAAGGAAGAGTTGTTAAAGAGATGTTGATTTCTTCTGGAATTTCCAAATATCCAACACCGACTGGCGATTATTTTATTCAAGCTAAAGTATTGTCAACTCGAATGAAGCATGAATATGGACCTAATCATCCAGATAATTATGATATTCCTAATGTACCGTACGCAATGCCTTTTGATGGAGGTTATACTATACATGGCGCGTTTTGGCATAATAATTTTGGTTATCCAATGAGTCATGGATGTGTGAATTTATCAGTACCAGATTCTAAATGGCTTTTTGAATGGGCGTATTTAGGAGAGAGTGTACATGTAACTCCTTGGTAA
- the secD gene encoding protein translocase subunit SecD: MSIRKKVWLSFLGIIVLSVLAGIVDWPKGPNIDFTIGGKKIFRELKVHLGLDLQGGTQLVYQADLKNVENSEYENAMSGVRDVIERRVNGLGVSEPVVQTNKVDNNWRVIVELPGVTDINEAVKTIGETPSLDFRELPPSTQPVKEPASGGADSLISKKTKELKNKATTSQEVIDTNSLKIVGEGNDAKVVDESGKEIDINALTEQLKQQESGLDSGSWVMTKLTGSHLKKAQLQFDPQTNQPVVAIEFDNEGKKLFADITEKNVGKRLAIFLDGQMISDPVVNERIGEGQAVISGKFTIDEAKQLAIRLNAGALPVPVSLISQTNIGPSIGKIAIEKSFIAGLFGLLLVALFMIVMYRLPGLVAIIALFIYALLSLAIFKLIPVTMTLAGVAGFIISIGMALDANILIFERMKEELYSGKSLGVAVDDGFKHAWLSIRDSQVSTLITCFILAWFGTSMIKGFAITLGIGTILSLFSALTVTRTLLKLILMINGLKDKLWLFNIRKS; the protein is encoded by the coding sequence ATGTCTATTAGGAAAAAAGTCTGGTTATCATTTTTGGGTATTATAGTTTTATCAGTTTTAGCTGGTATTGTTGATTGGCCAAAGGGTCCGAATATTGATTTTACGATTGGCGGTAAAAAAATCTTTAGAGAATTAAAGGTTCATTTAGGTTTGGATTTGCAAGGAGGAACTCAATTGGTTTATCAAGCTGATTTGAAGAACGTTGAAAATAGTGAATATGAAAATGCGATGTCAGGTGTTCGAGATGTTATTGAAAGAAGAGTCAATGGCTTAGGTGTTTCTGAGCCAGTTGTTCAAACTAATAAAGTTGATAATAATTGGAGGGTTATTGTTGAATTGCCTGGCGTAACAGATATTAATGAAGCAGTTAAAACAATTGGTGAAACTCCATCATTAGATTTTAGAGAATTGCCGCCAAGCACACAGCCTGTAAAGGAACCAGCAAGTGGTGGAGCTGATAGTCTCATTAGCAAAAAAACTAAAGAATTAAAAAACAAAGCAACTACTAGTCAAGAAGTTATTGATACGAATAGTTTAAAAATTGTTGGTGAGGGAAATGATGCAAAAGTAGTTGATGAAAGTGGTAAGGAAATTGACATTAATGCTTTAACAGAGCAATTAAAGCAACAAGAATCTGGTTTGGATTCTGGCAGTTGGGTAATGACAAAATTGACTGGAAGTCATTTGAAAAAAGCACAATTGCAATTTGATCCACAAACAAATCAGCCAGTTGTGGCAATAGAATTTGATAATGAAGGCAAGAAATTATTTGCTGATATAACAGAAAAAAATGTTGGCAAGCGTTTAGCAATATTTTTAGATGGTCAAATGATTTCTGATCCAGTTGTTAATGAAAGAATAGGCGAAGGACAAGCTGTTATTTCTGGTAAATTTACTATTGATGAAGCAAAACAATTAGCAATCAGATTAAATGCTGGAGCATTGCCTGTTCCTGTATCTTTGATTTCTCAAACTAACATTGGTCCTTCAATAGGAAAAATTGCAATTGAAAAAAGTTTTATCGCTGGATTATTTGGACTCTTACTTGTTGCATTATTCATGATAGTGATGTATCGCTTGCCTGGATTAGTTGCGATTATTGCATTATTTATTTATGCATTATTATCTTTAGCGATATTTAAGCTTATTCCAGTAACAATGACTTTGGCAGGTGTCGCTGGTTTTATTATATCTATTGGTATGGCTCTTGATGCAAATATTTTGATTTTTGAAAGAATGAAAGAAGAGCTATATTCTGGCAAAAGCTTGGGAGTGGCGGTTGATGATGGATTTAAACACGCTTGGTTGTCGATTAGAGATTCTCAGGTTTCAACATTGATTACTTGTTTTATATTAGCTTGGTTTGGTACATCAATGATCAAAGGCTTTGCAATAACTTTAGGTATTGGAACTATATTAAGTTTATTTTCAGCCTTGACTGTAACAAGAACATTATTGAAATTAATTTTAATGATTAATGGTTTGAAAGATAAATTATGGTTATTTAATATAAGAAAATCTTAA
- the secF gene encoding protein translocase subunit SecF, translated as MIRIIKYRRIFLTISALLVLTSILSLIFIGFKPGIDFTGGTLMEIEFKKSRPDIVLIREKLDSLDLGIASVQPAAEKGIIIRAKDLNNEQRNKILKTLEKDFKDTGKVTELRFESIGPSVGKDLKNKAIIAVVLASICMILYIAYVFRKMSSTVSSWKMAACAILALVHDILIVCGIFVLLGYFMGVEIDVLFVSALLVVLGYSVNDTIVVFDRIRDNVLKDPSIDLEVNAELSINQTLVRSLATGMTTLLVLLSLYLFGGQTIQWFIFALIIGIIIGSYSSIFVASCLLVEWEKWDKRRSS; from the coding sequence ATGATAAGAATTATAAAATACAGAAGAATATTTTTGACGATTTCAGCACTTTTAGTTTTGACATCAATTTTAAGTTTGATTTTTATTGGTTTTAAGCCAGGTATTGATTTTACTGGCGGTACATTGATGGAAATTGAATTTAAAAAAAGCAGACCAGATATTGTTTTGATAAGAGAAAAATTAGATTCTTTAGATTTGGGTATTGCATCAGTTCAACCAGCTGCTGAAAAAGGAATAATAATAAGAGCAAAAGATTTAAATAATGAACAGAGAAATAAGATTCTGAAAACTTTAGAGAAAGATTTTAAGGATACTGGCAAAGTTACAGAATTGCGTTTTGAATCAATCGGTCCAAGTGTTGGAAAAGATTTAAAAAATAAAGCAATCATTGCTGTTGTCCTCGCATCAATCTGCATGATTTTATATATTGCTTATGTTTTTAGAAAAATGTCGTCAACAGTTTCTTCTTGGAAAATGGCTGCTTGCGCAATTTTGGCTTTAGTTCATGATATTTTGATTGTCTGTGGTATTTTCGTACTTTTGGGATATTTTATGGGCGTTGAAATTGATGTTCTATTTGTTTCTGCATTATTGGTTGTGTTAGGTTATTCAGTAAATGATACAATTGTGGTTTTTGATAGAATTAGAGATAATGTTTTAAAAGATCCATCAATAGATTTGGAAGTTAATGCCGAATTAAGTATTAATCAAACCTTAGTTAGATCTTTGGCAACAGGTATGACGACCTTATTAGTTTTGTTGTCATTGTATCTATTTGGCGGTCAAACAATTCAATGGTTCATTTTTGCATTAATTATTGGTATTATAATTGGTTCTTATTCTTCAATTTTTGTTGCTTCTTGTTTGTTAGTTGAATGGGAAAAATGGGATAAACGTAGAAGTTCATAA
- the aspS gene encoding aspartate--tRNA ligase: protein MLRTNTCGELNLENNTQNVRLAGWVNSRRDHGGLIFLDLRDRYGITQVVFDPKNNEAFSLADKVRDEFVVSVLGTVRERPAEMINKKIKTGEIEVLADKIQVLSTSKTPPFSISSEKEVNEDLRLKYRFLDLRHPRLQDILKKRDEMITYAREYFHKADFIEVQTPILANSSPEGARDYLVPSRIYPGKFFALPQAPQQFKQLLMVAGLDKYFQIAPCFRDEDPRADRHPGDFYQIDLEMSFVEQEDIWKVIEPLMIELTEKFSDKKIITKPFPRFTYKEVMSKYGSDKPDLRFDFEIKDISDIVKDCKFKVFSDAVKNGGVVKALNIEGGAKFSRSEIDSLTDIARSKGAKGLAYIVVTGPSDTDIAKGTCKIEGYDFSLKSPIAKFLDYEVLIKIVKELKPKNGDIIFFGADVWKTACTSLGAVREECGKKLGLKDPKKAAWLWIYDYPMYDMSELEPGKIDFSHNPFSMPQGGIKALEEKDPLEILAYQYDIVCNGFEVSSGAIRNHDPKTMYKAFEIAGYSKEDVDSKFGHMIKAFEFGAPPHGGCAPGFDRLMMILLECSSIRDIYAFPKNGKGQDVMLGAPSVVSEKQLKELHLKIVD, encoded by the coding sequence ATGTTAAGGACAAACACTTGTGGTGAGCTTAATTTAGAAAACAATACTCAAAATGTCAGACTTGCTGGCTGGGTAAATTCCAGACGCGATCACGGTGGTTTGATATTTTTAGATTTGCGAGATAGATATGGGATTACTCAAGTTGTTTTTGATCCAAAGAATAATGAAGCTTTTAGTTTGGCTGATAAAGTTAGAGATGAATTTGTAGTTTCTGTTTTAGGCACAGTCCGTGAGAGGCCAGCAGAAATGATTAACAAAAAAATTAAGACTGGCGAGATTGAAGTTTTGGCAGATAAAATACAAGTTTTGAGTACTTCAAAAACTCCGCCTTTTTCTATATCTTCAGAAAAAGAAGTTAATGAAGACTTGAGATTAAAATATAGATTTTTGGATTTGAGGCATCCAAGGCTTCAGGATATTTTGAAAAAAAGAGATGAAATGATTACTTATGCTCGAGAATATTTTCATAAAGCAGATTTTATTGAAGTTCAGACTCCAATTTTAGCAAACTCATCTCCAGAAGGTGCAAGAGATTATTTAGTACCATCAAGAATTTATCCTGGTAAGTTTTTTGCTTTGCCTCAAGCTCCACAACAATTTAAACAATTATTGATGGTTGCAGGTTTAGATAAATATTTTCAAATTGCGCCATGTTTTCGAGATGAAGATCCAAGAGCTGATCGTCATCCTGGTGATTTTTATCAAATTGATTTGGAGATGTCTTTTGTTGAACAAGAAGATATTTGGAAAGTTATTGAGCCTTTGATGATTGAATTGACTGAAAAATTCTCAGATAAAAAAATAATTACAAAACCTTTTCCAAGATTTACTTACAAAGAAGTAATGAGCAAATATGGATCTGACAAGCCGGATTTGAGATTTGATTTTGAAATAAAAGATATTTCGGATATTGTTAAAGATTGTAAGTTCAAGGTTTTTAGTGATGCTGTAAAAAATGGTGGAGTTGTTAAAGCTCTAAATATAGAGGGTGGCGCTAAATTTTCAAGAAGTGAAATTGATAGTTTAACGGATATTGCAAGAAGTAAAGGAGCAAAAGGGCTGGCTTATATCGTTGTTACTGGACCAAGTGATACTGATATTGCCAAGGGAACTTGTAAAATAGAAGGCTATGATTTTTCTCTAAAATCTCCAATAGCAAAATTTTTGGATTACGAAGTGTTAATAAAAATAGTTAAAGAGCTAAAACCAAAAAATGGCGATATTATATTTTTTGGTGCTGATGTTTGGAAAACTGCTTGTACGTCTTTGGGAGCTGTTAGAGAAGAATGTGGTAAAAAATTAGGATTAAAAGATCCAAAAAAAGCAGCTTGGCTGTGGATTTATGATTATCCAATGTATGATATGTCAGAATTAGAGCCTGGCAAAATTGATTTTTCACATAATCCTTTTTCGATGCCTCAAGGTGGTATTAAAGCTTTGGAAGAAAAAGATCCATTAGAAATTTTAGCTTATCAATATGATATTGTTTGCAATGGATTTGAAGTAAGCTCTGGCGCAATTAGAAACCATGATCCAAAAACAATGTACAAGGCTTTTGAAATTGCTGGATATTCAAAAGAAGATGTTGATTCTAAATTCGGTCATATGATTAAAGCTTTTGAATTTGGCGCTCCTCCTCATGGTGGTTGCGCTCCTGGATTTGATAGATTGATGATGATATTATTAGAGTGTTCAAGTATTCGTGATATTTATGCTTTTCCAAAAAATGGTAAGGGGCAAGATGTCATGTTAGGCGCTCCATCTGTTGTTTCTGAAAAACAATTGAAGGAATTACATTTGAAAATAGTTGACTAG